A single genomic interval of Brevibacillus brevis harbors:
- a CDS encoding ABC transporter ATP-binding protein, translating into MFIQNLMRELLQLLSFMKSKKRAYILGLVGDGIGQAAVLVSLPFVFKDLTDFANTKDPALLTRAIATMAVMFLLLSILSPFFSYIYRRCVRELIANIRLQVYQRLSKLPFDYYEQHHSGDTMSRLGNDVVLMENAYAEQLKTLSIILLSLIGSIIGMFAMDWKIAVVLLLISTLTLYVNTLFAKSVRRIGDRMQQQMGIGTERLNDFLSGLPIIKMFHLHNVVTARYTAANEEVASSAIKQGHKHGLLEGTNFFIQFVSFGGMLVFGILMVSKQMIGLGVLVALVQQQMLVTLAFLQLGQVITALQSSLAGASRVVDFLNEPLEPEEYQKNSDKHQHCESMLKLEQVVFGYNESTNVLDGVSLRVEQGQMAGLVGTSGSGKSTVMKLLLGYYPPASGSLYLLGKPMGAYSLAEIRSLISYVPQDAFLFEGTIEDNIRYGCLDASEEDVINASKAAYAHDFIMELTDGYQTKTGERGAKLSGGQRQRIAIARAILKNAPILLLDEATSALDAESEYWVQQALTALMKDKTVLVIAHRLSTVEDADVIYVMDQGKVIEQGHHVELMKYNGTYANLYEVQQRKDRAEQVNSFELTERSVGAT; encoded by the coding sequence ATGTTCATCCAGAATCTGATGCGGGAGCTACTTCAACTGCTGTCATTTATGAAATCGAAAAAGAGAGCGTATATTTTGGGACTCGTGGGTGACGGAATCGGTCAAGCAGCTGTATTGGTATCTCTCCCTTTCGTGTTCAAGGATCTGACGGACTTTGCGAACACAAAAGACCCTGCTTTATTAACCAGAGCGATTGCGACCATGGCAGTGATGTTCCTCTTGCTGAGTATCCTGTCTCCATTTTTCAGCTATATCTATCGTCGATGCGTCCGCGAGCTCATTGCCAACATTCGGCTTCAAGTCTATCAACGATTGAGCAAGCTGCCTTTCGATTATTATGAGCAGCACCATTCAGGAGATACGATGTCGAGACTGGGCAACGATGTTGTCCTCATGGAAAACGCGTATGCGGAGCAATTGAAAACGTTAAGCATCATCCTGCTTTCGCTGATCGGTTCGATCATAGGGATGTTTGCTATGGATTGGAAAATTGCCGTCGTCCTGTTGCTCATAAGTACATTGACTCTTTATGTGAATACGCTGTTTGCCAAATCAGTCCGGCGAATTGGTGACCGAATGCAGCAACAGATGGGGATTGGGACAGAAAGATTAAATGATTTTTTGTCTGGTCTGCCCATCATTAAAATGTTTCATTTACATAACGTTGTGACCGCGCGTTACACGGCAGCAAACGAAGAAGTAGCTTCGTCTGCCATCAAGCAAGGGCATAAACACGGATTATTGGAAGGGACCAATTTTTTCATCCAATTCGTAAGCTTCGGGGGAATGCTTGTTTTTGGAATCCTGATGGTATCCAAACAAATGATCGGGTTAGGCGTGCTGGTCGCTCTGGTTCAACAACAGATGCTTGTGACATTGGCGTTTCTCCAGCTTGGCCAAGTCATCACAGCGTTGCAGAGCTCGCTAGCAGGGGCTTCTCGGGTCGTCGATTTTCTGAATGAACCTCTCGAACCAGAAGAGTACCAGAAGAACTCCGACAAACACCAGCATTGCGAAAGCATGCTAAAGCTGGAGCAGGTCGTTTTCGGATACAACGAATCTACCAATGTGCTGGATGGTGTTTCGTTGCGAGTCGAGCAAGGCCAAATGGCTGGGCTAGTCGGAACGAGTGGCAGTGGAAAAAGCACCGTCATGAAACTTCTGTTAGGATATTACCCACCTGCGAGCGGCTCTCTTTATTTACTGGGCAAACCCATGGGAGCTTATTCTCTTGCAGAAATTAGAAGCTTGATCTCATACGTGCCTCAGGATGCCTTTTTGTTCGAAGGAACCATCGAAGACAATATCCGTTACGGCTGCCTGGATGCTTCGGAAGAGGATGTCATCAACGCAAGCAAAGCAGCGTATGCGCATGATTTTATTATGGAACTGACAGATGGCTACCAGACCAAAACAGGAGAGCGCGGTGCCAAGCTATCTGGCGGACAGCGTCAGCGAATTGCCATTGCCAGAGCCATCTTGAAAAATGCACCAATCCTTCTACTCGATGAAGCAACCTCCGCATTGGATGCAGAATCGGAATATTGGGTGCAGCAAGCATTAACCGCACTCATGAAAGATAAAACGGTACTTGTCATCGCTCATCGCTTGTCAACGGTAGAGGATGCCGATGTGATTTACGTGATGGATCAAGGAAAGGTCATCGAGCAAGGTCACCATGTTGAGTTAATGAAGTACAACGGCACGTATGCCAACCTGTATGAAGTGCAGCAGCGAAAGGATCGGGCAGAACAAGTCAATAGTTTTGAATTGACAGAAAGAAGTGTGGGTGCTACATGA
- a CDS encoding thioesterase II family protein encodes MKLFCFPYAGGLPGIYYGWKRVLSPALLEIDPFEVRPSLQSDSMVLSTSFYEVLEDVYKRITPELGEEPFAFFGHSMGGLIAFELTRKLLQNGKPLPQHLFLSASRVPHAYHKLVKTYNLPHNEFIESLRKLGGTPDEVLDNHEILELFLPIIRADFQAVQTYEMNHELPQQIPVDMTVLFGKEDSIEVQDIVAWRDYCGRECKFYPMPGGHFFIHHQMNPILAIIQDTLKVERAVAIRAQF; translated from the coding sequence ATGAAATTGTTCTGCTTTCCGTACGCAGGTGGACTTCCCGGGATCTATTACGGTTGGAAGCGGGTATTGTCGCCAGCGTTATTGGAAATTGATCCATTCGAGGTACGACCTTCACTTCAGAGCGACAGCATGGTTCTTTCCACCTCGTTTTATGAGGTCTTGGAGGATGTATACAAACGGATCACACCAGAGCTGGGGGAAGAACCTTTTGCCTTTTTTGGCCACAGCATGGGCGGATTAATTGCGTTTGAACTGACGCGAAAGCTGTTGCAGAATGGAAAGCCACTGCCCCAGCACTTGTTCTTGTCTGCATCTCGCGTGCCACATGCGTATCACAAACTGGTAAAAACATACAACCTCCCGCATAACGAGTTCATCGAATCCCTACGTAAACTTGGGGGCACTCCCGATGAAGTTTTGGATAATCACGAGATCTTGGAGTTATTTTTGCCTATCATTCGCGCTGATTTCCAGGCCGTGCAAACTTATGAAATGAATCACGAGCTTCCTCAGCAAATCCCGGTCGACATGACGGTTTTGTTTGGGAAAGAAGATTCTATTGAAGTCCAAGATATTGTGGCATGGCGAGACTATTGCGGGCGAGAATGCAAATTTTACCCCATGCCTGGTGGGCATTTCTTTATTCATCACCAAATGAATCCGATCCTAGCGATCATTCAAGACACATTGAAGGTAGAACGGGCAGTTGCAATCCGTGCACAATTCTAA
- a CDS encoding alpha/beta hydrolase: MNQKALSRLLAAVTLSTALVYPQAASAAAPPPALHDDNPSGHFGDWYTGAVPPNASNDKPVILFVQGLHSTYNTWYTTDGFYDAAYNAGYRTAFVQLKDADGTGGNMWTNGAKLAEVIKKVAEYYGVSKINIIAHSKGGIDTQTALVHYGAHPYVNVVHQLSTPNKGSELADMAYSNWAGWLADILGKKDDAVYSLQTSYMANFRAQTDSRSENSSTKTYMAAGTGDDGWFSATWFAHAVLPGEDDGAVSVESAFGLPYGIKSFTKDISHGQIAKASQTWDLVQPKLQKASTRDRVNKVSKEDKSKSSTVEESSVILRGGEVEDNVSETFFLESGINQLNLDTMTSSEDTVVTLISPSGKEYEADHSKKSKSEDEPEIFQDAVHHFIEVEEPEAGEWTLEVEGSDDAFFMVASVEGGEEAKVKASKKVFKKGDKAKISVDLGKNEIDQSLLEKANLTRSLNGEKASVLDEVKFAVKEDELTGNFTVPTKPGVYNLSFDVTGINEDGEPFTRSINYNFAVTNSDGELEK, translated from the coding sequence ATGAATCAGAAAGCACTATCTCGTTTGCTTGCAGCCGTTACATTATCAACGGCGCTGGTCTACCCGCAAGCTGCAAGCGCAGCGGCTCCACCTCCGGCTTTGCATGACGACAATCCAAGTGGTCATTTTGGTGACTGGTACACAGGTGCGGTTCCTCCCAATGCATCCAACGACAAGCCTGTGATCCTGTTTGTTCAAGGTCTGCACTCCACCTACAATACCTGGTATACAACAGACGGATTTTATGATGCAGCCTATAATGCCGGGTATCGTACCGCATTTGTGCAACTGAAGGACGCGGATGGTACTGGTGGCAACATGTGGACAAACGGAGCCAAGCTCGCCGAAGTCATTAAAAAGGTTGCAGAATATTATGGCGTTTCCAAAATCAATATCATTGCTCATTCCAAAGGCGGCATTGATACACAGACAGCACTCGTCCACTATGGGGCGCATCCGTATGTCAACGTTGTTCACCAGCTTTCTACGCCAAACAAAGGTTCAGAATTGGCTGACATGGCGTACAGCAATTGGGCGGGTTGGCTCGCCGACATTCTTGGCAAAAAAGACGATGCCGTGTATTCCCTGCAAACGTCCTATATGGCTAACTTCCGTGCGCAAACTGACAGCCGTAGCGAAAATAGTTCAACAAAGACATATATGGCAGCCGGAACAGGGGATGATGGCTGGTTTAGTGCTACCTGGTTTGCTCATGCAGTTCTTCCTGGTGAAGACGATGGAGCAGTTTCCGTTGAGTCTGCTTTCGGTTTGCCATATGGGATCAAGAGCTTTACAAAAGACATTTCCCACGGTCAAATAGCGAAAGCCTCACAAACATGGGATCTGGTCCAGCCGAAATTGCAAAAGGCCTCTACTCGCGATCGTGTAAATAAAGTAAGCAAAGAAGACAAATCAAAATCTAGCACTGTGGAAGAGAGCTCCGTCATTCTCCGTGGCGGCGAAGTAGAAGACAACGTCTCCGAAACATTTTTCCTGGAGAGCGGAATCAATCAGTTGAACCTGGATACGATGACCTCGTCAGAAGACACCGTTGTGACGTTGATCAGTCCGTCTGGCAAAGAGTATGAAGCGGATCACAGTAAAAAAAGCAAATCGGAGGATGAACCTGAGATATTCCAGGATGCTGTTCATCACTTCATTGAAGTAGAGGAGCCTGAAGCAGGCGAATGGACACTTGAAGTGGAGGGCTCTGACGACGCCTTTTTCATGGTTGCTTCGGTGGAAGGTGGAGAAGAAGCGAAGGTAAAAGCGAGCAAAAAGGTATTCAAGAAAGGCGACAAAGCGAAGATTTCCGTCGACCTGGGCAAAAACGAAATTGATCAATCGTTACTGGAAAAAGCAAACCTGACTCGTTCGCTGAACGGCGAAAAAGCAAGCGTCCTTGATGAAGTGAAGTTTGCCGTAAAAGAAGATGAGTTGACTGGCAATTTTACCGTGCCGACTAAGCCAGGCGTCTATAATCTCTCCTTTGACGTAACCGGTATCAATGAGGACGGCGAGCCATTTACACGCTCTATTAATTACAACTTTGCGGTAACAAATAGTGATGGAGAATTAGAAAAATAA
- a CDS encoding ABC transporter ATP-binding protein, which translates to MIFTKQAQHRKKAPVFGWVLSYVKPYRGWVITCIIASLLVAVADIWMGILIKTMVEHTNNFDKLVSIALIIFCLTIVGFLSKYFITYSAARFSSRAMRDLKNSMASHLEKVPMSTMDKYHSGDLVSRLTTDAQILQRFLQQHFFQLFYLPVVFLGALGLLLTINWKLIIFSVAILPVAIAITGWMSRPLQKYSEQMQDHLGQTNTIAQDTLSGIHMVKAFQLEGVLYRKYHAGMKQVLKNAIQAEKKRAWMTAPGILLFSSPILFFVAYGGYLIQAGELDLGSLVIFSYLLHFIIEPLSLAPVLFAQVQETSGAAKRLQEIFSQPVEQNDQPVISVDPEAIPVQFENVTFAYDQARILHNVSFTLYPNKTIALVGASGSGKSTIIKLLCGFYQMEPGNGRLNVFGHSMTDWNMTDMRSYLSMVSQDTTLFPVSIAENISYGRIHATQDEIIAAAKAANAHNFIMELPQGYQTKVGERGSRLSGGQKQRIAIARAILKDAPILLLDEPTSALDTESEALVQEALENVMKNRTVLVIAHRLSTIKEADEVLVLEQGQIVERGTHYDLLGQGGVYTRLYQKQFATERQSSLAAGGV; encoded by the coding sequence ATGATTTTTACCAAGCAAGCTCAGCACCGAAAGAAAGCGCCCGTGTTTGGCTGGGTACTCTCATATGTAAAGCCATATCGAGGTTGGGTCATAACCTGTATCATTGCCTCGCTTCTTGTGGCTGTGGCAGACATTTGGATGGGAATCCTGATCAAGACTATGGTCGAACATACGAACAACTTCGACAAGCTGGTCAGTATTGCCCTCATCATTTTTTGTCTGACCATCGTCGGTTTTCTTTCGAAATATTTCATCACGTATTCGGCAGCTAGATTCAGTTCAAGAGCCATGAGAGATTTGAAAAACAGCATGGCTTCTCATCTCGAAAAAGTCCCCATGTCCACTATGGATAAATATCATTCCGGCGATCTCGTTTCTCGCTTAACAACGGATGCCCAAATCTTGCAAAGGTTTTTGCAACAGCATTTTTTCCAGCTTTTTTATCTGCCAGTTGTTTTTCTGGGAGCTCTTGGACTGTTGTTGACGATCAATTGGAAGTTAATCATCTTCAGCGTAGCGATCCTTCCAGTCGCCATCGCCATTACAGGATGGATGAGCAGACCGCTACAAAAATATTCAGAGCAAATGCAGGACCATCTGGGTCAAACAAACACCATCGCGCAGGATACGCTCTCCGGGATTCACATGGTCAAAGCTTTTCAATTGGAAGGCGTCCTGTATCGTAAATACCACGCGGGTATGAAGCAGGTATTGAAAAATGCGATCCAGGCAGAGAAGAAACGCGCGTGGATGACAGCACCAGGGATTTTATTGTTTTCTTCCCCGATCCTGTTTTTTGTCGCTTATGGTGGGTACTTGATTCAGGCGGGAGAATTGGATCTGGGCAGCTTGGTCATCTTCAGTTATTTGCTTCACTTTATTATCGAACCACTATCTCTCGCACCCGTGTTGTTTGCCCAAGTACAAGAGACATCAGGTGCGGCAAAGCGGCTGCAAGAAATTTTTTCACAGCCAGTCGAACAAAATGATCAGCCAGTGATTTCAGTTGATCCAGAGGCGATTCCGGTGCAGTTTGAGAATGTTACGTTTGCCTACGATCAGGCAAGGATTCTTCATAACGTTAGCTTTACGCTATATCCGAACAAGACCATTGCGTTAGTAGGTGCCAGCGGAAGTGGAAAGAGCACCATCATAAAGCTGTTGTGCGGGTTTTATCAAATGGAACCGGGAAACGGAAGACTGAATGTGTTCGGGCATTCCATGACGGATTGGAATATGACGGACATGCGGAGCTACCTTTCCATGGTTTCTCAGGATACGACGCTATTCCCCGTGTCTATTGCGGAAAATATCTCGTATGGACGCATTCATGCGACACAAGACGAGATCATCGCAGCGGCAAAAGCGGCCAATGCGCATAACTTCATCATGGAGCTGCCGCAAGGATATCAAACAAAAGTGGGGGAACGTGGCTCTCGTCTATCCGGAGGACAGAAACAGCGCATTGCGATTGCCCGAGCGATTTTGAAGGACGCCCCGATTTTGCTGCTGGATGAACCAACGTCTGCCTTGGATACAGAATCGGAAGCTTTGGTCCAGGAAGCGTTGGAAAATGTGATGAAAAATCGGACGGTTCTCGTCATTGCGCATCGACTGTCTACGATCAAAGAAGCGGATGAAGTGCTAGTTTTGGAGCAAGGACAAATTGTTGAGCGAGGAACACACTACGATTTGCTTGGCCAAGGCGGGGTTTACACCAGATTGTATCAAAAACAGTTTGCCACAGAGAGGCAGAGCTCGTTGGCAGCAGGGGGGGTATAG
- a CDS encoding 4'-phosphopantetheinyl transferase family protein, whose protein sequence is MIAIYALKCPAVMEKELFNRFLQALPEEKRERIHRFRNPADSYRTLLADVLVRSLICEAYEISNDEIKYDYNAYGKPSLKSFPNFCFNVSHSGEWVVCATHDSQVGIDVEQICPIDLDIATHYFAPAEVEVLLAKHPDEQVSYFYDLWTLKESYIKARGMGLSIPLQSFAIRKKLDQSITISQSDSRDAWEFQQYEIDPGYKLSVCATTNQFAAQVVMKDLKDLHQAIFHRKISR, encoded by the coding sequence ATGATTGCCATTTATGCGTTGAAATGTCCTGCTGTCATGGAGAAAGAACTGTTCAACCGATTTTTGCAAGCATTACCCGAAGAAAAGCGGGAACGGATCCACCGTTTCAGAAATCCGGCTGATTCCTATCGGACGTTGCTCGCGGACGTGCTGGTACGTTCTCTCATTTGTGAAGCCTACGAGATTTCCAATGACGAAATCAAGTATGACTACAATGCATACGGAAAGCCTTCTTTGAAATCATTTCCCAACTTCTGCTTTAACGTCTCGCATTCTGGGGAATGGGTCGTCTGCGCCACGCATGACTCGCAGGTGGGGATTGATGTGGAGCAAATATGTCCGATTGACTTGGATATTGCCACTCATTATTTTGCACCAGCCGAAGTAGAGGTTCTCTTGGCAAAACATCCGGATGAACAAGTTTCGTATTTCTACGACCTTTGGACTTTGAAGGAGAGTTATATAAAAGCGAGAGGCATGGGGCTGTCCATCCCGTTGCAATCATTTGCCATTAGAAAAAAACTAGACCAATCGATTACGATTTCGCAAAGTGATTCGCGCGATGCTTGGGAATTTCAGCAGTATGAGATCGATCCAGGCTACAAATTGTCAGTTTGCGCGACTACCAATCAGTTTGCTGCTCAAGTAGTAATGAAAGATCTGAAAGATTTGCATCAGGCCATTTTTCATAGAAAGATCTCGAGGTAA